Within the Oncorhynchus clarkii lewisi isolate Uvic-CL-2024 chromosome 2, UVic_Ocla_1.0, whole genome shotgun sequence genome, the region CGGTGAACACGATGCTGACCCGTGGTATGTCGGGCCTGGCCCCCTCCTTGGCAGAGAAGCTGTACTCAAACATGTGACGCAGGGCAGCACCCGTCATGGATCCTCTGCCCATGTACTGCATCTGTAATACGGCCCTGTTGATGTCCCGGCCTGAGGTATACTGACCCAGGATGAACTCTGTGCGGACCTTACTGGAGTACTGCAACAGCCCCACGTGGGTGCCCGTGCCGGACACGTCCAGAGAGTCCACGATGCCGTTCACAAACTGCTTGACCAGCTCAAAGTTGGCCGGTCCCAGGCTCTTAGAGCCGTCAATTACAAATACCAGATCCATCACTCCATCTCCACACACTGCCTCTGCCATAGTAGAGACAAATAGTGTTGAGTCAAGTCATGACTCCCCAAATCAACTATACCATGGCAAGACAGCAGCAGAAAGTACTAGCCTACATTACTTAAATTAGGTCGCTGATAGGCTAATAACTGGCTCATTCTACAATAATGGCCCAACATTATGAAGACCTGTGTGCAggtcaggggcgcaactttggttttagaagtggcgGGGACATATTtttcttttaaaatgttttatccaTTCCGATAAACACTCccaacagcctacccgaccgctcggaggcgtccacgtggtcctaaagcacacagttgcctcgttttgtatcacattccaatgacaAAACTGGGGGTGGgggcaaaaatgcaatttcagaatgtgggggggacatgtccccccattccccagtgaaagttgcgcccctggtgtAGGTCATATTGAAATAGTATAAGGATAATTCTCATCAATAATGGAAATGTGTGTTCTCTACTCCAGGCTTCATGGTTCCAAAGACAGTCATTTCAATGCAACATTGGGTAATAATGTGCATGAATATCCATCGATCTACCTATCGAGAACTACTCTTTCTTCCTTCACAACATGTGCCTGTCACTTTCAAACGGTATGGAATATTCCTCTTAATCCAGGAAAATAACACCCTGGACTAGAGGGAGCATCAGGATTAACCATGACCTCATAATCACACTCATCCAAATTATGTAACATATAAATACCAGGATGGAAAAACACTCAGTCACAGTCAGCCCATTACAAAAGAGGCAATTAGGTGTATATTTGAAGGCAGTCCAACTTCCCTCAGTCACATAAGCATTAATGCGTAACATTCATTCTAACATACCAATTCAAAGGGATGTGAATCCATTGGGCCAAAACAGCATGATGCATAGAGAAGATCCTCTTATTACTGTGCAATGTCCAAAAGATCTGTTACCACATAGCTGATAGTAAGACATGGAAGCAGGCCATGGACTTACTCTGGCAGGTTCTGTGATCAGGTCTGAGTTTGTAGCCTTCTCGACATCTACACACAAATGAATCTTCAGTGTTCACACAGTCATGCTCACACCCATGGTTACCAAGGAAACAGGGATCAAGCTCTGCCGTGAGTAAAAGTGATCAGACCCAGTTGTTGAGGTCAATAAGCAAGACCTGCTAGTATGTTGAAATCTAAGTAAAAAGTTGAATACAAGTTATATTTCTGTGTATTAGGTGAGACTGAGAGCATACACTATTATAGTGTGAAGCAGGCGAGACTTACTTTTGCAGGCTTTATTATCAGGTCTGAGTATGTAGCCTTCATTGCATTTACAGAAAAATACATCTTCAGTGTTCACACACTCATGTTCACAGCCGTGGTcgccaagagcacagtggtcaaTCTCTGAGAGGTGTTAGTCACATCGGGTACAGAGATAGAAACAaggcaggagagagaaagggacaacgCATGCTAATATTCTTTCAGGGAAGTAACACTTCTACACTGTTATATAGAAATATAACAGTGACTCACATATTCACTACATtcaacaaataaatacattacaaatgtTTTCCTCAACACTGCCCACGCAGTGAGCACAGCCCTCTGTTGCGGAGTCCTCCAGGGACTGATATTTTGAATTAACAGTTTCTGATTGCTTTATTTGTTAGATTTAATATATTTTAAACAATTTTTAGAGGTGTACTGGCTGTGATGAACTTACTGCTGCAGGTCTTGCCATCGCGGTTGAGAACATAGCCCCTCGTGCATCTACAGACGTAGGACTCAGGAGAGCTGACACAGTCATGCTGACAGCCATGGTTCCCCAGGTCACAGTAATCTATTCCTGGGGGGGAAAGGTAGAGACACACATAGATTGGCTTGAATTCATACGTTATTCTCAGGATGTTAACAAGAGATAAAGGAGGGAATAGGTGCCTTTAATTTGGAATTTTATTTTTTTCCTGTAACACCAGTTGTTTCTGCCTATTTCTTTTAAGCACTTAACGTTTTGATTAACCCACAGGGTGCTTTCTGAAGTTAACTAAAATGTTTATTGTGCAATTTGCATCGgaacatacactcttagaaaaaaaggtgctatctagaaccagaAATGGTtgtttggctgtccccataggagaaccctttgaagaaccccttttgggttccatgtagaaacctttcCACAGATCAAACCAGATGGAACCCTGGCTGTGTTATGATCTCTTTGTATTCTAACACCCTGGACACACTCCCCCATATTTCAGCAGCCAGTGAGATGATTCAAAAAGCACACTTCCTCTTGGAGATCTCCCCTATGCTACTCTGAAGTCTGAAGTTCCACTAGAGAACTAGGGGCACGTCCAAATGTGGGTGGACTTGGACCTCCGTCTGGCAACAGGATAGACCAAATACTGTATTAGAGTTGGACTGATCTGGGATCCCTTCAACTGCTTAAAGAACTGGTTGTGAACATTACAATAGTCAAGCATAGTTGCATCACTGAGCCAGTCCATGGACTGAAATGTAACCCAAAACAAATGATTGATTGTTTTCAGTATAATAGACCATCAGATTTGAGCAATGAAAGGACAGATGGAAATCTGGAATTCAGGTTAACCTTCACAAGCAGATAAATTACCTTTTTTCAGAGTAAATTCATAGTTTTTTCTATGCTAACTTTAGTCATAaccacaaaaaataaataaatgaacgaACGaaagaggaaaaactaagaatctCACTTCGGCACGTCCTCTCGTCCTCGTTGAGTTCATACCCAAGCCGGCAGCGACACTCGTAGCCAAGTACCCCTGGCACCTTGGCACAGATGTGGGCACAGCCATGGTCCACCACATCACACGGGTCTTCCGCTACAGAACCAGGAGGACCACAACATAGGCAAAGACAGGATTTAATGCTACTGCTgtagctaacccttaccctatGCTGCTGCTATCCCACCAGCCCTAGCATTGCACCGTCCCACAGGCAAACCCTAACCCAGCCAGCTAGGCCCCACTGATTCTGATTTACACCACTGACTTTTTTCCTTGTTCCCCTCTAGTGAATTTGTCTGTCCAAAAGCAACATATTTTCTATGTTCTTAGTCAAATGATGTGGTCAAGCCTGTTATAATAGAGTTGAGCACTGTCGACTAAGTTGCTCACTCACCGTGGCAGGTCTTGCCATCAGAGTTAAGGGTGTAACCCTTTCTACACCGGCACATGTAGGAGGCTGGGGTGCTCACACAGAGGTGATCACACGGATGGTCCATCACAGAGCACAAATCTGTAcctaatacatacacacacatacacacatgcatacaaataATACATCCTTAGAATCTCCATCAATATAATGAATAAAGCACATGAGTGTGTtgagagatgaacagagagaaaACACCTCCACATAGATTGGACTGGAAGACGGAGGTGAGGGTCTCTATCTGGCTGAAGTTGGCCACCAGGTACACATGCTCCGAGTGGGGCTCACTCCCGATGACCCGCAGCGTGTTCATATCCACCCTGCCCACTCCGATGGCGAATATCTGGATGCCTGCCTGCCGGGCCTGTGCCGCCACCTCTTCCACCGTGTCCTGGGGGCGCCCGTCCGTTATGATCATGGCGATGCGGGGGATGTGCAGGTCGGCGGGTCGGGCGCCCTCTGGCTCGGTGAAGGCTGTCTCCATGGTGTACTGGATAGCCAGGCCGGTCATGGTGCCGGTGGCCAGGTGGTCCATGGCCTTCACCGCCCGCTCCACATCTGCCTTGAATACAACAGTTCTGTGTTTGTTAATGTGGGTGGGTTAGTTTTTTGGGGATTCTTGTTACAGACTGTTTCTGAGCAACTGTACTTGGAAAACCAAATAAACATATTGTAAAAAGAATAGAACAGTACTGAATAGTCCATCTGTTTCTTCTGCTCCCAGTCTCACCACACAGCACACATTTGGGAGGAAGGAAGTTCAGCCACATTGCAACATCCCTGTGGGTAGAAGtactttgctcaagggcacaacggctaTTCAGCTAAGTGCATCGAGAGAGAGAACCTGTTCTCTAGGCTACCTTGTTGCTGTTGGTGTCGAGACAGAACTTGTTACCCAAACTATATTCTTAGGGGGGGAAAAAATGGTTTCAGAacggttcttcagctgtccccatatgagaaccctttttggttccaagtaaaaaactatttttgtctcaatgtagaaccattttgggttccatgtagaaccctctgtggaaagggttttatatggaacccaaaatggttctacttggagccaaaaagggttttacctggaaccaaaaagggacagccgtagaacccttttggaacccttttcttctaagagtgtagtttgtggagaaagggttcttcaaaggcttcttctatgggaacagctgaagaacccttttgggttccagataGCACcttgttttctaagagtgtaccttgCTGCTGTAGGTGTTGAGGGAGAACTCGTTCTGCACCACGCTGCCGTACTGCAGCAGCCCGACGCGCGTCGCCTCCGGCCCCACGTCCAGGAAGGCCAGGATGTTGGTGATGAAGATCTTGACCTTTTCGTAGTCGCTGGGACGCACGCTGCGGGAGCTATCGATGATGAACACAAAATCCAGGGGCTTCCCTTTACACAGGCTCTCTGGGGAAAGACACAGGCATTACTGGAGGTACAGTAGGCCAGGCATACTATATGTGATAATTACACAGGCATTACTGGAGGTACAGTAGGCCAGGCATACTATATGTGATAGTTACACCGGCTCTATGGGGAAAGACACAAGCATTACTGGAGGTACAGTAGGCCAGGCATACTATATGTGATAATTACACAGGCATTACTGGAGGTACAGTAGGCCAGGCATGCTATATGTGATAGTTACGCAGGCTCTATGG harbors:
- the LOC139380222 gene encoding matrilin-2-like, which produces MRTLAFALFCLLCCDAVRVDHRDRRRPRPSVLSRGRNDSAVQSNSVESLCKGKPLDFVFIIDSSRSVRPSDYEKVKIFITNILAFLDVGPEATRVGLLQYGSVVQNEFSLNTYSSKADVERAVKAMDHLATGTMTGLAIQYTMETAFTEPEGARPADLHIPRIAMIITDGRPQDTVEEVAAQARQAGIQIFAIGVGRVDMNTLRVIGSEPHSEHVYLVANFSQIETLTSVFQSNLCGGTDLCSVMDHPCDHLCVSTPASYMCRCRKGYTLNSDGKTCHAEDPCDVVDHGCAHICAKVPGVLGYECRCRLGYELNEDERTCRRIDYCDLGNHGCQHDCVSSPESYVCRCTRGYVLNRDGKTCSKIDHCALGDHGCEHECVNTEDVFFCKCNEGYILRPDNKACKKLDPCFLGNHGCEHDCVNTEDSFVCRCREGYKLRPDHRTCQKAVCGDGVMDLVFVIDGSKSLGPANFELVKQFVNGIVDSLDVSGTGTHVGLLQYSSKVRTEFILGQYTSGRDINRAVLQMQYMGRGSMTGAALRHMFEYSFSAKEGARPDIPRVSIVFTDGRSQDDVSKWASKAKDAGITIYALGVGKAIEEELREIASEPDDKHLYYAEDFSNMGEITDKLKSRICKEKPSPQDMCKCENVMLFQRQVNEQLRRLTQNIEVVSERMETLENQLGHK